One genomic window of Desulfovibrio gilichinskyi includes the following:
- a CDS encoding sensor histidine kinase, with protein MNDTKKSADVYSIKTKDALGVGLHLIPKIEPEKLLIIQRRVHEKMDDYKGYSFSSTEKRALMIFFDLAQEFDNLEEFFAVCTSVPKVLFNVDCRLYIASGQDEFISVGGTEGKSPVCTSVPLEKEFTAGHLFIPIRGNHELIGQLEFKPAEDVIGCYEIYKFDDLSDHQALFFEKFVNRVGFQLHSKLLRRRSQDHLEFVRNLVKDVGHNVIVPNMYFKLFYNRLRDRIESLQTLSDGLDNKSTEEIKKELNTLYTGLVSQFNEIHSHYEQTSLFLETLLRRRHFEEGRYIVEKRPCNLLKQIIEPQLERYRSRFEERGIRIDLSMGGVPDREVRIVADVGLISQVYANLFSNAVKYTREVVLSDGRHDKFTAYGWDHLEKYFENGWDGLKLNVFTSGPPITQEDREQLYQAGFRCENTGNEYGSGHGLFFVRQVVELHGGNVGYESGDRGNNFYFILPFGAE; from the coding sequence ATGAATGATACAAAAAAAAGTGCTGATGTTTATTCAATTAAAACAAAAGATGCACTTGGCGTAGGCTTACATCTGATTCCAAAAATCGAACCGGAAAAGCTGTTAATTATACAGCGTCGTGTTCACGAAAAAATGGATGATTATAAAGGGTACAGTTTTTCTTCAACAGAGAAACGGGCCTTAATGATATTTTTTGATTTAGCTCAGGAATTTGATAATCTTGAAGAATTTTTTGCTGTGTGTACATCCGTTCCTAAAGTCTTGTTTAATGTTGATTGCAGACTTTATATTGCGTCCGGGCAGGACGAATTTATTTCCGTCGGAGGGACAGAAGGCAAATCACCTGTATGCACCTCCGTTCCCCTTGAAAAGGAGTTCACGGCAGGACATCTTTTTATTCCTATTCGCGGGAATCATGAACTTATCGGTCAACTTGAGTTTAAACCTGCTGAAGATGTCATCGGTTGCTATGAGATCTACAAATTTGATGATCTCTCAGATCATCAGGCTCTGTTTTTTGAAAAATTTGTTAACCGGGTCGGTTTTCAGTTGCACAGTAAGCTCTTGCGCCGCAGGAGTCAGGATCATTTAGAATTTGTCCGCAATCTTGTTAAAGATGTCGGGCACAATGTTATTGTGCCTAATATGTATTTTAAGCTGTTTTATAATCGGCTTAGGGATCGTATTGAAAGCCTTCAGACGCTTAGTGACGGGCTGGATAACAAATCAACTGAAGAAATAAAAAAAGAACTGAATACATTGTATACCGGATTAGTCTCGCAGTTTAATGAAATTCACAGTCATTACGAGCAGACAAGTCTATTTCTTGAAACACTGCTAAGGCGCAGGCATTTTGAAGAAGGACGGTATATCGTTGAAAAAAGACCGTGCAACCTTCTTAAGCAGATAATCGAGCCGCAGCTTGAACGATATAGATCCAGATTTGAGGAGCGGGGAATCAGGATAGATTTAAGTATGGGCGGAGTTCCTGATCGTGAAGTGCGCATTGTCGCTGATGTCGGTCTTATTTCGCAGGTCTATGCAAACCTTTTTTCTAACGCCGTAAAATATACCCGTGAAGTTGTTCTGTCGGACGGTAGGCATGATAAATTTACTGCATACGGGTGGGACCATCTGGAAAAATATTTTGAGAATGGCTGGGACGGGTTAAAACTGAATGTGTTTACCTCCGGCCCTCCAATCACTCAGGAAGACCGCGAACAGCTGTATCAGGCCGGATTCAGGTGTGAGAACACCGGTAATGAATACGGAT